One window of Dermacentor albipictus isolate Rhodes 1998 colony chromosome 9, USDA_Dalb.pri_finalv2, whole genome shotgun sequence genomic DNA carries:
- the LOC135903649 gene encoding CDAN1-interacting nuclease 1, producing the protein MKLATYEAIIEKLHSLDRRDCLGELRSCFPDVGLVTLRSIISAEVQRKIKRTYHTLVSPEVASEHYRYYSTCIAASEKPGFLLRYADQQSVTPALMARVIIEKHYEKTAEPPSRQDISQMLKDSATIKDGALATEVFICVINDKIYGPLADGMKNAIGLEYEVHLKTELADLGLAFVDENVLRERGYDKTPDVKLELPIVVDGMVVTWVESKAQFGDPDGHRIYVRDQYQSYWNRFGRGLVIYWFGFVDEIVSTRDEGFIVRDHMPKNITRMEEVLGVTLN; encoded by the coding sequence ATGAAGCTTGCCACTTACGAAGCGATAATAGAAAAGCTGCACTCGCTCGATCGTCGCGATTGCCTGGGCGAGCTGCGATCATGTTTTCCCGACGTTGGCTTGGTCACTCTTCGCAGCATCATTTCAGCCGAAGTGCAGCGAAAGATCAAGCGAACATACCACACGCTCGTGTCACCCGAAGTTGCAAGTGAACATTACAGATATTACAGCACGTGCATTGCAGCATCCGAGAAGCCGGGCTTCCTCCTCCGCTACGCTGACCAGCAGAGCGTCACTCCGGCCCTCATGGCGCGCGTCATCATCGAGAAACACTACGAGAAGACGGCGGAACCTCCTTCGAGGCAAGATATCAGCCAAATGCTAAAAGACAGTGCCACCATCAAAGATGGAGCCTTGGCGACAGAAGTGTTTATATGCGTAATTAACGACAAGATTTACGGACCCTTAGCTGACGGCATGAAAAATGCCATCGGCTTGGAGTACGAAGTTCATCTCAAGACGGAGCTTGCCGACTTGGGGCTGGCTTTCGTGGACGAGAACGTGCTTCGAGAACGCGGCTACGACAAGACCCCGGACGTCAAGCTCGAGTTGCCCATCGTAGTCGACGGCATGGTCGTCACGTGGGTGGAAAGCAAGGCGCAGTTTGGCGACCCCGACGGTCACAGAATCTATGTGCGCGACCAGTACCAAAGCTACTGGAACCGCTTTGGGCGCGGCCTAGTCATCTACTGGTTCGGCTTCGTCGACGAGATTGTGTCTACGCGTGACGAAGGATTCATCGTTAGAGACCACATGCCCAAGAACATTACACGCATGGAAGAAGTGTTAGGTGTTACTTTAAACTGA
- the LOC135903650 gene encoding uncharacterized protein isoform X3, with protein MAAVPMSASVSAVPLKTRSRTVRATVPFSPDVKLSSRRKKKKPANKEPNCCNKCGIVVRGATRVLCAACEQSTLDVRHKEAQNNQTFEEEKKKYLDEAKLFAVNLAEKFHDDNAERLFCPVFKPPRGSCACIQKYLSGDGSDQRVRSLLHLLQEAKKLSKQKCYNWEEVKRVGKSHAVGMGNGQKHSESFQLFVNEHRPQLRELKLCERATQKVLFYSNNFLHRYLKTEPSKGRRIQRTKGKAVLGKLKSLEELAKEKCCRQRCAGLAQRYATLVSQWRERSQMGQTENRRVLAEMLTPSGPNSTNCYKFISWVTGCSFTTIAKVSKQMLATGGDREPPPHKLKKFWDAKNSSQEESV; from the exons ATGGCTGCGGTGCCTATGTCAGCATCCGTATCAGCAGTGCCTCTCAAAACGAGAAGCAGGACTGTGAGAGCCACAGTACCCTTTTCACCCGATGTTAAATTGTCgtcgagaaggaaaaaaaaaaagccagccaACAAAGAGccgaactgttgcaacaagtgtGGTATTGTTGTTAG GGGTGCGACAAGAGTTCTTTGTGCTGCATGCGAACAGTCAACCTTGGACGTTAGACATAAGGAAGCA CAAAACAACCAGACATTTGAGGAAGAGAAGAAGAAATATTTGGATGAGGCAAAGTTATTTGCAGTGAACCTTGCCGAAAAATTCCATGACGATAATGCAGAGCGTCTTTTTTGCCCGGTGTTCAAGCCACCTCGTGGATCCTGTGCGTGTATCCAGAAGTATCTCAGTG GGGATGGTTCGGACCAGAGGGTTCGCAGTCTGCTACATCTTCTGCAGGAAGCCAAGAAATTGTCAAAACAAAAGTGCTACAATTGGGAAGAA GTAAAGCGCGTCGGTAAAAGCCATGCAGTGGGCATGGGCAATGGTCAGAAGCACAGCGAGTCCTTCCAACTGTTTGTAAATGAGCATCGCCCTCAGTTACGTGAGCTAAAGCTATGTGAGCGTGCAACACAGAAGGTGCTCTTCTATTCCAACAACTTTCTTCACCGGTACCTCAAGACAGAGCCAAGT AAAGGCCGACGAATTCAACGGACCAAGGGCAAAGCGGTGCTTGGAAAGCTCAAGAGCCTAGAAGAACTGGCCAAGGAAAAGTGCTGTCGGCAGAGATGTGCAGGACTTGCTCAGCGATATGCAACGCTGGTCAGCCAGTGGCGGGAGCGGTCGCAAATGGGCCAGACTGAGAATCGCCGTGTCCTCGCCGAGATGCTGACTCCTAGCGGACCAAACTCGACAAACTGCTACAAGTTTATCTCTTGG GTTACAGGCTGCAGCTTCACGACAATAGCCAAGGTCAGCAAGCAGATGTTAGCCACTGGAGGGGATCGTGAACCTCCACCGCACAAGCTGAAGAAGTTCTGGGACGCTAAAAACAGCTCGCAAGAAGAGAGTGTCTAG
- the LOC135903650 gene encoding uncharacterized protein isoform X1 — protein sequence MAAVPMSASVSAVPLKTRSRTVRATVPFSPDVKLSSRRKKKKPANKEPNCCNKCGIVVRGATRVLCAACEQSTLDVRHKEAQNNQTFEEEKKKYLDEAKLFAVNLAEKFHDDNAERLFCPVFKPPRGSCACIQKYLSGDGSDQRVRSLLHLLQEAKKLSKQKCYNWEEGAQKTVVAFSVCFNKGYPMHGDHDVFPAPAAHKIVKRVGKSHAVGMGNGQKHSESFQLFVNEHRPQLRELKLCERATQKVLFYSNNFLHRYLKTEPSKGRRIQRTKGKAVLGKLKSLEELAKEKCCRQRCAGLAQRYATLVSQWRERSQMGQTENRRVLAEMLTPSGPNSTNCYKFISWVTGCSFTTIAKVSKQMLATGGDREPPPHKLKKFWDAKNSSQEESV from the exons ATGGCTGCGGTGCCTATGTCAGCATCCGTATCAGCAGTGCCTCTCAAAACGAGAAGCAGGACTGTGAGAGCCACAGTACCCTTTTCACCCGATGTTAAATTGTCgtcgagaaggaaaaaaaaaaagccagccaACAAAGAGccgaactgttgcaacaagtgtGGTATTGTTGTTAG GGGTGCGACAAGAGTTCTTTGTGCTGCATGCGAACAGTCAACCTTGGACGTTAGACATAAGGAAGCA CAAAACAACCAGACATTTGAGGAAGAGAAGAAGAAATATTTGGATGAGGCAAAGTTATTTGCAGTGAACCTTGCCGAAAAATTCCATGACGATAATGCAGAGCGTCTTTTTTGCCCGGTGTTCAAGCCACCTCGTGGATCCTGTGCGTGTATCCAGAAGTATCTCAGTG GGGATGGTTCGGACCAGAGGGTTCGCAGTCTGCTACATCTTCTGCAGGAAGCCAAGAAATTGTCAAAACAAAAGTGCTACAATTGGGAAGAA GGTGCTCAAAAGACAGTGGTTGCTTTCTCTGTTTGCTTCAATAAGGGATACCCAATGCATGGTGACCATGATGTGTTTCCAGCTCCTGCAGCACACAAAATT GTAAAGCGCGTCGGTAAAAGCCATGCAGTGGGCATGGGCAATGGTCAGAAGCACAGCGAGTCCTTCCAACTGTTTGTAAATGAGCATCGCCCTCAGTTACGTGAGCTAAAGCTATGTGAGCGTGCAACACAGAAGGTGCTCTTCTATTCCAACAACTTTCTTCACCGGTACCTCAAGACAGAGCCAAGT AAAGGCCGACGAATTCAACGGACCAAGGGCAAAGCGGTGCTTGGAAAGCTCAAGAGCCTAGAAGAACTGGCCAAGGAAAAGTGCTGTCGGCAGAGATGTGCAGGACTTGCTCAGCGATATGCAACGCTGGTCAGCCAGTGGCGGGAGCGGTCGCAAATGGGCCAGACTGAGAATCGCCGTGTCCTCGCCGAGATGCTGACTCCTAGCGGACCAAACTCGACAAACTGCTACAAGTTTATCTCTTGG GTTACAGGCTGCAGCTTCACGACAATAGCCAAGGTCAGCAAGCAGATGTTAGCCACTGGAGGGGATCGTGAACCTCCACCGCACAAGCTGAAGAAGTTCTGGGACGCTAAAAACAGCTCGCAAGAAGAGAGTGTCTAG
- the LOC135903650 gene encoding uncharacterized protein isoform X2: protein MAAVPMSASVSAVPLKTRSRTVRATVPFSPDVKLSSRRKKKKPANKEPNCCNKCGIVVRGATRVLCAACEQSTLDVRHKEAQNNQTFEEEKKKYLDEAKLFAVNLAEKFHDDNAERLFCPVFKPPRGSWDGSDQRVRSLLHLLQEAKKLSKQKCYNWEEGAQKTVVAFSVCFNKGYPMHGDHDVFPAPAAHKIVKRVGKSHAVGMGNGQKHSESFQLFVNEHRPQLRELKLCERATQKVLFYSNNFLHRYLKTEPSKGRRIQRTKGKAVLGKLKSLEELAKEKCCRQRCAGLAQRYATLVSQWRERSQMGQTENRRVLAEMLTPSGPNSTNCYKFISWVTGCSFTTIAKVSKQMLATGGDREPPPHKLKKFWDAKNSSQEESV, encoded by the exons ATGGCTGCGGTGCCTATGTCAGCATCCGTATCAGCAGTGCCTCTCAAAACGAGAAGCAGGACTGTGAGAGCCACAGTACCCTTTTCACCCGATGTTAAATTGTCgtcgagaaggaaaaaaaaaaagccagccaACAAAGAGccgaactgttgcaacaagtgtGGTATTGTTGTTAG GGGTGCGACAAGAGTTCTTTGTGCTGCATGCGAACAGTCAACCTTGGACGTTAGACATAAGGAAGCA CAAAACAACCAGACATTTGAGGAAGAGAAGAAGAAATATTTGGATGAGGCAAAGTTATTTGCAGTGAACCTTGCCGAAAAATTCCATGACGATAATGCAGAGCGTCTTTTTTGCCCGGTGTTCAAGCCACCTCGTGGATCCT GGGATGGTTCGGACCAGAGGGTTCGCAGTCTGCTACATCTTCTGCAGGAAGCCAAGAAATTGTCAAAACAAAAGTGCTACAATTGGGAAGAA GGTGCTCAAAAGACAGTGGTTGCTTTCTCTGTTTGCTTCAATAAGGGATACCCAATGCATGGTGACCATGATGTGTTTCCAGCTCCTGCAGCACACAAAATT GTAAAGCGCGTCGGTAAAAGCCATGCAGTGGGCATGGGCAATGGTCAGAAGCACAGCGAGTCCTTCCAACTGTTTGTAAATGAGCATCGCCCTCAGTTACGTGAGCTAAAGCTATGTGAGCGTGCAACACAGAAGGTGCTCTTCTATTCCAACAACTTTCTTCACCGGTACCTCAAGACAGAGCCAAGT AAAGGCCGACGAATTCAACGGACCAAGGGCAAAGCGGTGCTTGGAAAGCTCAAGAGCCTAGAAGAACTGGCCAAGGAAAAGTGCTGTCGGCAGAGATGTGCAGGACTTGCTCAGCGATATGCAACGCTGGTCAGCCAGTGGCGGGAGCGGTCGCAAATGGGCCAGACTGAGAATCGCCGTGTCCTCGCCGAGATGCTGACTCCTAGCGGACCAAACTCGACAAACTGCTACAAGTTTATCTCTTGG GTTACAGGCTGCAGCTTCACGACAATAGCCAAGGTCAGCAAGCAGATGTTAGCCACTGGAGGGGATCGTGAACCTCCACCGCACAAGCTGAAGAAGTTCTGGGACGCTAAAAACAGCTCGCAAGAAGAGAGTGTCTAG
- the LOC135903650 gene encoding uncharacterized protein isoform X4 gives MAAVPMSASVSAVPLKTRSRTVRATVPFSPDVKLSSRRKKKKPANKEPNCCNKCGIVVRGATRVLCAACEQSTLDVRHKEAQNNQTFEEEKKKYLDEAKLFAVNLAEKFHDDNAERLFCPVFKPPRGSWDGSDQRVRSLLHLLQEAKKLSKQKCYNWEEVKRVGKSHAVGMGNGQKHSESFQLFVNEHRPQLRELKLCERATQKVLFYSNNFLHRYLKTEPSKGRRIQRTKGKAVLGKLKSLEELAKEKCCRQRCAGLAQRYATLVSQWRERSQMGQTENRRVLAEMLTPSGPNSTNCYKFISWVTGCSFTTIAKVSKQMLATGGDREPPPHKLKKFWDAKNSSQEESV, from the exons ATGGCTGCGGTGCCTATGTCAGCATCCGTATCAGCAGTGCCTCTCAAAACGAGAAGCAGGACTGTGAGAGCCACAGTACCCTTTTCACCCGATGTTAAATTGTCgtcgagaaggaaaaaaaaaaagccagccaACAAAGAGccgaactgttgcaacaagtgtGGTATTGTTGTTAG GGGTGCGACAAGAGTTCTTTGTGCTGCATGCGAACAGTCAACCTTGGACGTTAGACATAAGGAAGCA CAAAACAACCAGACATTTGAGGAAGAGAAGAAGAAATATTTGGATGAGGCAAAGTTATTTGCAGTGAACCTTGCCGAAAAATTCCATGACGATAATGCAGAGCGTCTTTTTTGCCCGGTGTTCAAGCCACCTCGTGGATCCT GGGATGGTTCGGACCAGAGGGTTCGCAGTCTGCTACATCTTCTGCAGGAAGCCAAGAAATTGTCAAAACAAAAGTGCTACAATTGGGAAGAA GTAAAGCGCGTCGGTAAAAGCCATGCAGTGGGCATGGGCAATGGTCAGAAGCACAGCGAGTCCTTCCAACTGTTTGTAAATGAGCATCGCCCTCAGTTACGTGAGCTAAAGCTATGTGAGCGTGCAACACAGAAGGTGCTCTTCTATTCCAACAACTTTCTTCACCGGTACCTCAAGACAGAGCCAAGT AAAGGCCGACGAATTCAACGGACCAAGGGCAAAGCGGTGCTTGGAAAGCTCAAGAGCCTAGAAGAACTGGCCAAGGAAAAGTGCTGTCGGCAGAGATGTGCAGGACTTGCTCAGCGATATGCAACGCTGGTCAGCCAGTGGCGGGAGCGGTCGCAAATGGGCCAGACTGAGAATCGCCGTGTCCTCGCCGAGATGCTGACTCCTAGCGGACCAAACTCGACAAACTGCTACAAGTTTATCTCTTGG GTTACAGGCTGCAGCTTCACGACAATAGCCAAGGTCAGCAAGCAGATGTTAGCCACTGGAGGGGATCGTGAACCTCCACCGCACAAGCTGAAGAAGTTCTGGGACGCTAAAAACAGCTCGCAAGAAGAGAGTGTCTAG